From Medicago truncatula cultivar Jemalong A17 chromosome 7, MtrunA17r5.0-ANR, whole genome shotgun sequence, a single genomic window includes:
- the LOC11439942 gene encoding classical arabinogalactan protein 11: MASKVFVLALIFVAVVGVAMAAEAPASSPKSSPKSSAKESPKSSAKDSPAPSSEKKSPAPSSSSVKKSPKASGPVTGLDVPTISDAPPLFVDSPPAQSPVAEEPIVAVPPVSGPAAGPTSPAADEASDASSLKVSAVVAVAAVGFFAF; the protein is encoded by the coding sequence ATGGCTTCTAAGGTATTCGTTCTCGCGCTCATCTTTGTTGCCGTTGTTGGCGTCGCTATGGCCGCTGAAGCCCCAGCTTCATCACCAAAGTCATCACCAAAGTCATCAGCAAAGGAATCACCAAAGTCATCAGCAAAGGACTCACCAGCTCCATCTTCAGAAAAGAAATCACCAgctccatcttcatcttcagtAAAGAAATCACCAAAGGCATCAGGACCAGTTACAGGATTAGATGTCCCAACAATCTCAGATGCTCCTCCCCTCTTTGTTGATTCACCTCCTGCCCAATCCCCAGTGGCTGAGGAGCCTATTGTGGCTGTCCCTCCTGTTTCCGGCCCTGCTGCCGGCCCTACATCCCCCGCCGCTGATGAAGCTAGTGATGCTTCTTCTCTGAAAGTATCCGCTGTTGTTGCTGTCGCCGCAGTTGGTTTCTTTgccttttaa